The Chitinophaga niabensis genome segment ACTTACATCTATACGAATGACCCGCCATCAAACCTTGCAGTGGACGACATCAGCTTTATGCCGGTGAACAGTACCTTTGATGCCAGCGTGTATGAAACGCACCGTGGATTCACCACTGCCAGCTTAGGTATGAACGGCCAGGCTACTTTCTATGTGCGGGACCGCTACAACAAAACAATAGCAGAAATAGGCCCTGGCAGCGGTGATCAGATCAGCCAGGTGACCATTCCCTATAATTCCCGGGAAGGCAGCCTGCATACTACCGGCAAAGATACTTTCGATCCTATCTTCCCTAACATGTCCCTAAACCTCAACGCACATAAAGGTGGCACCTGGGACCCTTTCGCCAATCCGAATTCAAAGGTCTTTCCTGCTAGCGGCATGGTGAATATGCAGGTGATCAACAACTGGCTCACGACTACCGGATCGCCCGCATCAGCCACTTTTGCCGGCAATATTAACCAGGAGAATATTGCATTGTATACAGAGATCTTCCCTGACAGCCTTACCGGCAATAGTGAAACAGGTTTTGCCTTTCAGCTGGATAGCCTGGCTGCAGGTAAAGACAGCATCATATCTACCAGTACGCTGAAGTTTGTACTTACACCAGGGTTGGCCAAACTATACCATGGCAACATGATCTGTAAAACACAGCCCTTGATGCATGTACCGCATTATAATACCATGATGGTCACCATTTCAAATGGCAACTTCCTGATCGCATACCTCAATGGCCGTTATATTTTTGAATGTTACTTCCCGAACGGGCGTATCAAAGCACCGGCGCAACTGATCGCTGCCAATGTGCATGTAAATTTCGACAACTTCCTTTTCCTCAACGATGTACAGGCCACACAGCAAACATTTGATGCGCTGATGCGTCCAAGGCAGCAACTGATCAGGCGCAGTGTAAATGAATTACAGGTAAAGGAAATACTGTATGGCGGCCCGCTCAACTTACCCGTAGTAGAAACGAGGGCCGGGATCATTGGCGGTAAAAATGCAGATAGCCTGGGCCTGAGTTACAAACCCAATTTTGCCAGTGGTTTTAATTATGATTCCATGACGCTGAGTAAAAAGAGTGTGCTGGGTGCGGCAGCGGGATATGAAAATCCTTTCAGCTCTTCTGTAGCTTATAGTAAAGATCCTTTAATGCAGATCACCGGCATTGGCAGTGGCGGCAATTTCACGGCAGGTAAAAAAGATGATCATTACCTGCAATTCACTTATAGCAATGCCCAAGGGAACATCTTCAACTATACACCGTCCGATCTGATCAGTATCACCCGTGTTTCCAGTGACAGTACCACCACCATCACTTACCTGAATAAAGAAGAAGTGACCTTTGCAGAAGCGCGCATCAAAGGGAGCGATACACTGAAAACACAATACGAATATGATCGTAACATGCGGCTGGTAGCCACTTACCAACCTAACTACTACAATTCCTCGTTAGCCGGCAACAGTAATTTCATCCGCACACAAGCATATGATTACACGGGCAATAGGATCAGTGAAACCTCTTCCGATGCCGGCACCAGCCAATACATCTATGATCTCTCCGGCCGGCTGCGCTTCCGCATTGATTCTGCGGGTATAGCAGCCAACCCGGATACGATCATTTACACTAAATATGATCAGCAGAACAGGGTAACAGAAGAAGGTTTCCTGCAGCAGAACTGGAACAGGAGCACCTTACAGGCCATAGCAGATACCAGCAACGCCTACCCTTCCGCCGGAAACTACTCCTGGCGAAAGAGATATACCTACGATGCTTATACCGGCGATAGCATTTACCAGGGGAAACTCACCGGCGTAGCTGTGAACTGGAATGCAGATGCCATCCCTGATATCTATGAAACCTATTGGTATGACCGTTATGGACAGGTTACAGGAAAAGGTTTAAAGGTATTGGACTTTGATACCACCACCAGGATTGTACAGTATACTTATGATCAGCAGGGCCGTACCACCGGCGTACAATTTCCCGGTACCGGTTATCCCGGGCTGGTTTATACGTACAACGGCACCGGCAATCTCACCGCCATAGGCATTCCGGGAGATACCTCTTACTACGCCACTTACGACTATGGTTACGCCACCACGGAACGGTTGAACAAGGGTACCTTCATGCGTACCTACAATTATACGGAGAACGGATGGATCAATAGTATTAACGACCAGCTCTTCAACGAAAAACTGACCTACACTTATAAGAATACTAAAGACGGCCCGCAATATTACGATGGGAAGATACAGGCACTCAGTGATTATTATAAAAGTACCAACCAGGCCATACAGGCCAGTTACAGCTATGACAATAATGGCCGGCTTGCAGTAGCCAACCTGGGAGCAAACAATCCCTGGAGCATGGGTATTAAAACACCGCTCAGTTATGATAACAATGGCAATATCCTTTCATTACAGACAGGCACTACCAATGCATTACAATTCCAGTACCAGGCCGGCACCAATAAGGTAAATACCGTTCAGGGTTTCAATCAGAATTATACTTATAACGGAAATGGCAGCATCACTTCTGCACCATATGGTGTAAATAGTATTCAATACGATCCCTTATCCGGTCTTACACTTAGTATGAAGAACAGGTCCGGAAACACTTTGTCTTTTGAATATGATGGTAAAGATCAGCGTGTATTAAAAACCGTGCAGTATGGTAATGATTCCACGCAGCAACGTTTATATGTACATGGCTTAAATGATTATCCGTTATATGAAGTAACTAAAAATACCACCACCTTTTACATTTATGGCCCCAAAGGCATGGTAGCCATGCAACAGGGCGCTAAACGGTATTTTGTGATACGGGATTATCTCAATTCAACAAGGCTGCTGATAGATACAAACAACGTTACAAAAGCTACATTCAATTATAATTCCTACGGTACCATTTCTTATTCCGCTGTAGATACCGCCCTTGTTAAAATGCCGGTAGATTACCTGTATACAGGGCAGGAATATGATGCAGAAAGTGGATTATACAATTACCGGGCAAGGTTATACGATCCCGGAAGCGGACGTTTCTTTTCAACAGATCCGGCACAACAGTACCCCAGTCCGTATGTATATGCAGGCAATAATCCTATCTCCTATACAGACCCCACAGGCGCCTGGAGTTTTTGGGGTGTGGTAGCTGTAGTGGCGGCGGTTGTAATGGTAGCGGCAATAGTGGTAGTGGCGGTAGTAGCTGCTCCTGCGTTGGTGGCGGGTACAGCCATTGCTGCCAGTTCAGTGGCTGTTATCAAAGGCGCAATATTTGTAGGCCTTGCTGCGGGGGCTGTTTTATACATGTCGAATGCGGCAAATCTGCCTGATAGCCCTCAAATCTCCGTAAACAACAACACGAACACCACAACACCCATAGCCCCCACTCCTGTAGTACCTCCGATAGACGCTACAGGCGATGGCATCACAGCGCCTTTGAATGTAACGCAGAAAGATTTTGGCGTTACCAGCAGACCCATTGCCGGCAGGTATTCCATCGTTAATCTTACAAAGGCCACGCCCTTTGTACCTGATAATTCGTCTAACAGTACAGTGGGCTGCCCCAAAGATGGCGCCGCTCCTTATGCGGTTTTCCCTTACAGGCCTATTATCGCGGCATCAGGGCAAACACCTGTCAACCCTCCATGGACGGACCTTTACGACTATACTTTATACATCAATTCCAATTTCTTTGATATCGGGGATGATCTGCATCCATACATAGCATCCTGTACGAACATCCTGGGGCTTAGCGTGAGTAATAATAACGCTATATCCAATTGGCAGACTTACCCGGCATGGGTGTCCGGCAGCCTGAGCTATTACCTGGATGCGCTGGTGATCTATAAGGATGGCGCCCCGGCCGCTAATGGCAAAAAAGCGGAGATGGTGCGTTACAAAGACCTTACGCCGGATTTCATTACACAAAATGTAGCTTTTGCAGTAGGCGGCATGTATTACATCCGCAATGGTGAAGATACCAGCAAAGTATTCGGGGACATTGTGAGCAGAACGTCTCCCAAAGGGCGTACTGCAGTAGGCATTGATGATTCCGGCACACATCTCCTTGTACTGGAAGTGGACAGCAAACTACCTGGCACTAGTGAAGGCGTTACGTTTGCAGACATGGTGAACTTCTTTACCAGCCGCGGATACAATAATGTAATGAACCTGGATGGCGATGGCTCCAGCGCATTTTACTACAAGAAAAACGCTAACATCATTTCCAGTTTACCCATGGACACATATGGCGGAACTATCCGCCTGCACCGCCCGATCCCTAATTTCCTTGGTTTCAAATAAATAAGATACCTCATGCAACAAACAGGCAATTCCTTCACAATAGAAGTGAAGTTCTATAACAGTCCAAATATTATCACCTACAACATTCCATGGTCTCCCGGCCTGTATATACAGAGCGCCATGGAAGCCTGCTATAATACCACACCGGGGCCCGGTACTCCGCCATTCACATTTCAGATCCAATACTACGGCACCTACGATAAAAAATTCATTGGCTACATGGTGGTAGCAGTGAATGGTACTTTCCGTGCAGCCGGTTACATATGGTATGTGTACCTGAACAATGTAAAAACCAATAACAGCCTGAATGCCATACCACTGAACCCCGGAGACGTGATTGAATTCAAATTTGAAACATACGCAGCAGCAGCAGCTTCAGCTCCCGGTTCATTCTATCATACTTTCCTTCAGGCAGAAAAAGCACTTCTTTCATTATAAACAATAACACATGGCCAAACCTACCAACGTTTTTGTACGCGATTACCTTACCGATAACGGAGATATACCTAATTACGGCGGGTTGAACCTCAGTCCGGATATCATTCCCCAACTGTCTCCTGCCGATCCTTCCAAAGTACAGCAATTATATGGCCTGCCTACCTATGGCCAGGATATTGCCACACAGGAAAAGATCAATATAGAAGCAGGGCAAAGTAATTACATTTACATGCGGGCCAAAAATCCCACCAGTGCTTCCCTAACTGTTCAATTATCATTATACTGGTCTTCCGGCGGCACGTTGCAAATACCTTCCCAATGGATCAATCAGCAGATAGGCCAAAGCCAGCAGATCACCATACCTGCTACCAGCGTGAGGGCCGCACCGGAACCTTTCATCTGGACGCCTTTGCAATTACCGGACCTTGGCCACTACTGCCTCATTGCACAGGTTACCTGGAATGGATTCAACGGTATTACCAAATCCACTACCTTTCCCAACCTGGCGGCCTGGTGGATGTATTGCAGGAACAACAACACCATTGCACAAAGGAATATGGAAATGGTGAATGTAAAACCCAACAACCGTGTGGAATGGAACCTGGATCTCCTCAACCCTGATCCCAATCCATTGCTGCATACCGTTATGGCAGTATGTAATGTTCCGGAGGGATCTACTGTAGCTTTGTACTGCAGCGCACCGCAATTAAATCCGCCTATCAGTACAGGGCCGGTAACCATCCTTGGCACCGATAATAATCAGAATGTGATTGCCTCCACCATGTTCCCTGCTAATTTCCAGGGCACGCTGCAGCTCATTTTCCAGCCACCCGGTAATGCACAACCTGGGTTGTACAGTATCGTAGCACAACAATACGCAGCCAGCAGCAGCGGCAAATATGAATTCCTGGGTTCTTACACTTTCGAGATCACCATCAGCCTGAGTGATGATGAGCGTAAGATACGGATCGTGGAACACCAGCATCAGCTCCTGAATAAATTATTGTCCTGATGGCAAACACAATAAGCCTGGCCGTACAGGGAGGGGCCACTATCAATAATATTCCCTGGACAAGCGGCATGAATGTACAGCAGGCAATGGAAGCTGCTTACAATACTTTTGTGAACCCGCCCATGCTGCCCAGGCTTTCTTACTGGGTGGAATACTTCGGCGCTTCGCTGGGATACTTTGTAAGCATGATGGACGGCACTACCCGGATGGGCAACAAATACTGGATGCTGTATGTGAACAATGTGCTGGCAACCGGGGGAATAGATGCCACCATCTTAAATGACGGAGATGCCGTATCTTTTAAATACCAGGCATATTCCCCGGAGTTACATGGGCATACCCTGATGGCACAGGTACATGCGCTGAAAACGAAATAAACCCCGGGAACAGGCTGCCCCCTTTTTTGTTATATTGAGGTATGCAGATCCTCTGGAAATACTTCTCGCAACAGAAATGGTGGGTGGCCCTAGCCCTCCTGCTGGCAGCCATTGCACAATTGCTCAGCCTCATAGATCCCATCATCTTTGGGAAGATCATAGACAATTACGCCAGCAATCCGGATAACCTTCCGCAAAAGGAAATGATAGACGGTGTGTTGTACCTGCTGGCTATAGCCATAGGCGTTGCAGTAGCCGCCATCCTCACCAAAGCCCTGCAGGAATATTTCACCCGCCTGGCTGTACAGCGTTTTGGCATGCAGATCTTTAACGACGGGCTGAAGCAAACCCTCCGGCTTTCATTCCAGGAATTTGAAGAACAACGTAGCGGGGAAACATTGTCCGTACTGCAAAAGGTAAAAACAGATACAGAGAAGTTCGTCAACTCCTTCATCAATATCCTCTTCTCATCCATAGTAGGCATGGGTTTCCTGATCTGGTATTCCATCACCAAGAACTGGTTGCTGGTACCGGTATTTGTTGTTGGCATTGCTGTATTGGGTTCCTTAACCGGGCTGTTAAGCAAAAAGATCAAAACAGTACAGCGCTCCATCAATAAAGAAACCAACGAAATGTCCGGCGTGATCACAGAATCACTAAGGAATATAGAGCTGGTAAAAAGCCTGGGCCTCACCTTTCCTGAGGTGCGCAGGCTGAAGGTGCAGACACAGAAGATCTATGACCTGGAAATGATGAAAACAAAACGGGTGCGCACGCTCTCTTTCCTCCAGGGCATTACACTCAACCTGCTGAAGCAATCCATCTTATTCATCCTGCTCTGGCTCATTTTTCGCCATATACTCAGTACCGGGGAACTGATCAGCATGCAGTTCATTTCCACTGCTATCTTCGGGCCCTTGCAGGACCTTGGGAATATCATCCTCAATTACAGGGAGGTAGAGGCTTCCATCAATAACTTCGATCAGCTGATGCACCGGCCTGTGGAACGTAGACCAGATGCCCCTGTAGAAATAGGCCCCTTGCAAAGCATCCGTTTTGATAAAGTAGTGTTCAAACATAAAACAGCCAAAACAAATGCTATAGACGAAGTATCCTTTGATCTCCGGCTCGGGGAAACCATTGCTTTCGTGGGGCCCTCCGGTTCAGGGAAATCCACGCTTGTTAAATTACTGGTAGGGCTTTACCGACCTGTAGGCGGAGAGATCCTGTTCAACGGGATCCCCTCTTCAGAAATACGCTACAATGTACTGCGCAGGCAGATCGGCTTTGTTACGCAGGATACCCAGCTCTTTGCCGGTACCATCAAAGAGAACCTGTTGTTTGTAAAATCAGATGCCACAGATGAGGAAATAACCGATGCACTTAATAAAGCAGCCTGCACCGCTTTATTAACCCGTTCTGAAAAGGGCATCAACACCATGTTAGGAGAAAGCGGCATGAAATTATCCGGTGGTGAAAAACAACGGATCTCCATAGCGCGTGCCTTGTTACGGAACCCAAGGCTGCTCATCTTTGATGAAGCCACTTCCGCATTGGATTCTTTAACAGAAGAAGATATCACCAATACCATACGGGATGTTTCCCTGCGGAAAGAACAGATCACCATCCTGATAGCCCACCGCCTGTCTACCATCATGCACGCAGATGTGATCTATGTACTGGAGAAAGGGAAAGTTTCAGAGACCGGATCTCATGATGAACTGTTACAGCAGAAAGGGCTATACTACGCCATGTGGCGGCAGCAGGTGGGTGAAAAGAGAAGCACCTGATCTTAAATGGAGGTCGATTTTCTTTTCATCAGCAATGATTTTAAAATAACATGTTTATCTTTTGAAGCAGACTTGCTTTTTTTATTGATGATGTTCAATAATTCTTTTGCGGCGGCCTCCCCCATATCAAAGGCAGGCTGTGTGATGGTTGTTAAAGAGGGATTCAGGAGAGAAGCCGTCTGCAGGTTAGAGAAGCTGATGATCTTTATATCACGCGGGATCCGCAGGTTGATCTTCTCGCAGACCCTGTAACAGATAACCGCCAGTTTTTCCACAGAAGCAAAGATCCCGTCAGGTCTTTCCTCTACCAGCATCTTCTCGATGGTCTCAAAGGTTTCCTCATTTTCATTACTGCATTCAACGATCAGCGGGTGCTGCTGGGTAGAACCCTGCAACGCATCCAGGTAACCATTCATCCGGATCTTTCCGATGGAAATATTCTTATGCACCTGCAGGTAAGCAATCTTTTTACAGCCTGCGTCTATCAGGTGGCGGGTAGCAGTTACAGCACTTTCATAATTATCCGAAGTAACTTTAACACTGTCCAGGTTATCACTCACCCGGTCAAAAAGCACCAGCGGGATGCCATTTTTGGTAAGTTCCAGTAAATGGCTATTGTCGTTGTTTTCCCGGGACATGGATAATAATACCCCGTCCACTCTCCCATTCGCCAGTGTATTGATAAAGGATACTTCCAGTTCATAATCACCGTGCGTGAAATAAAAGAGTAAGTAATAACCCTGTTCCTGGGTTACTTTTTCTATACCGCCAATTACAAGAGAAAAAAAATCATTCACCATTTCAGGAATAACCACAGCAATAGTCTTTGTTTTTTGCCCCCTCAGGCCACTCGCATTGGGATTAGGTTGGTAATTTAATTGTTTCGCTAAGGCAAATACCTTCTTTTTAGTGTCGGCGCTAATTTCATAACTGTCCCTCAATGCACGTGATACTGTAGAAATGGATAAGTTTAACTCCTTGGCCAGTTGTTTGATATTAACTTTACTCATGATTTGAATCCACCTATTAATATAAAACTATTAGTTGGAACTACCAATTACGATGCCCCCTTTTCACGGAAACGTTTCCGTAAATAAATCCGCAAATTTACAAAAAGCCTGATTCTTTTTTATAACATTACACCTGCGCGTCAATGTTGTCCACGTTACAAGCAAACCAAAACTATAAGAACAAATGCCTGCATTAAGCTGACCATACCTGTTTAACATACAGTAAAATCGCATACCCACTGTCCTTTTCCGGCCGGGGAGGATAGTTATTCATGGGTTCTAATCAATACGAGCTATGTGTATGCTGCACAGAGATGGAACTTCCTGTGCCTGCTCATTCCAGATTTTTAACAAGAATTATTACGTTATGGAAAATTTAAGAAAGCGGAAAAGAGCCTTCTCCAGCCTGCGGCGCCTCTTTGGGGTTATTTTCTGCCTCCTCTACCTCCCCGTTCTGGGCGCCACGGGAAACAATTATGAGACCATCACCATTACCGGAACTGTTACTTCATCTGATGGCAATGCCCTTCCCGGCGTGGTCGTGCAGCTGAAAGGAAGCGGTACCAATGCCATTACCGGCAAGGATGGTCATTTCTCCATTAAGGCCGATAAAGATGCTGTACTCGTCTTTACTCATCCTGAATATGCCAGGCGGGAAGAATCGCTCACAGGCCGCACTAAATTATCCGTGGTGTTGAACAGCGGCACGGGCAATAACAAAGACAGTGTTTATATCAACACGCTCTACAATAACCGCCAGCTGAAGCACAACGTAACAGGTGCCTATTCACAGATCTATGGGCAACCTATAGAAAACAACCCGGTGATCAATAACGACAACAGGATGCAAGGCCTGCTTCCGGGCCTTTTTGTGATGCAGAACAATGGGGAGCCCGGGGATGAAGGCGCCTCCCAGCTGGTTCGTGGTAAACGTACCTTCAGGAGTAATTCCCCGATTGTACTGGTGGATGGATATGAAAGGAGCATGGACTTCCTGGATCCCAATGAAATAGCCACCATCACTGTTTTAAAAGATGCGGCGGCTACTGCACAGTATGGATTACGTGGCGGCAATGGCATTATACTCGTTACTACTAAACGCGGGGAGGAAGGCAAGATCAAAGTGTCCCTCAACGCCCGGGCCGGTATCAAAGCCCCTACCACAGAACCAAAATTCCTCAACTCCTTCCAGTATGCTACGCTTTATAATGAAGCGCTGACCAACGACGGAGCTGCCCCAAAATATAACGCGGCAGACCTTGCCAAATATGAGAAAGCTTCCCAGGGGATCTATGAAAATGAGATGGACCGCTATCTCTATCCTAATATCAACTGGTATGATCAATACATGAATCCAACCACTGTACAGCAACGCTACAGTTTAAATATACAAGGCGGTTCCAGGGTGGCGAAATACTTTATCTCTGCCGGGTATACGGATAACTCCGGTTCCTATAAAGTGGATAAGAACGCCAACACTTACAACACCAATGCGGATTTCAACATGATCACGCTGCGCTCCAATGTGGATATTACCGTAAACAAACGGTTCACGCTCACATTAGATATTGCCGGAAGACAGGAACAACGTACCTATCCCGGCTCAAGAACAGATGCAGCACTGCGTGTATTCCGCGCCTTATACAAAACACCACCCAACGCTTTCCCCGTATTTACACCCGGCGGCCAGTTGGGAGGTACCAAAGACTTTAAAGACAATCCATACGGCTTGCTGAATAAACAGGGTTATTCCCTTTATTATGTGCGCAGCATGTTTGCCACCTTAAGAGCAAAACATGATCTCGATTTTATCACACCCGGCCTTTCCCTGAGAGCCAATGTGGCGTTCGACAGCTGGTACGATCAGAACACCAACCGCAGCAAAAGCTTCAAAGTATACGATCTGCGCCAGCCTAACGGCACAGTGGAATACCTGCCCAATGGCAATATCAAGTATGTTGAAACCGGTTCTGATACACAAATGTCATCCGGCGTAGAATACCCTACCACACAGCGCGTCTTTAATACAGATGCCTCGCTGAACTACGACAGGGAATTCGGACGTCATGCCATTTCTGCTTATGTAGCCATGGCGCAGCGGATCTTGTCGGATGAAAACGATGGGAACGTTCCCAGGGCATATCTTGGTGCAAACGGAAAAGTATCCTATAGTTATAATAAACGTTACCTGGCGGAATTCAATTTCGGTTACCAGGGTTCAGAGCAGTTACTGGCTTCCAATAAATTCGGGTTCTTCCCCGCTGCTTCATTGGGCTGGGTATTGTCCGAAGAAAATTTCCTGAAGGATAACAAGTGGGTGAATTTCCTGAAGCTCAGGGGATCCTACGGTATTACCGGTAATGACGACCTGGGCGGATATTTCCTCTGGTATCAGAAATATGCATCTTCCGGTGGTGTGAACTTTGGTTATACTTCCATCTCCTATCCGGGTTGGAATGAAAACGCATTTGCGCTGAATAATGTTACCTGGGAAAAAGTAAAGAAAACAAACATAGGAATAGACGCGGTGCTGGTAAAGAATAAAGTGAACCTTTCCTTCGATTATTTCCATGAGCGTAACCAGGATATCATGATCCAGCCTGCGCTGCCAAATATCATGGGTATCCGCTTCCCTGACTTCCCTATCGGTATCATTGAGAATAAAGGTTTTGAAGCTTCCCTGGGGTATACAGACAGGATAGGTGACCTGGAATTCTCCATCAATGGTATGCTCTCCAAAGCAAATAATAAAGTAATAGACAGAGGAGAAGAAAAACAACGTTTTGCTTACCAGGCCCGTACCGGCCGGCCACTGGATGCCATCTTCGGACTACAGGCATTAGGCCTGTTCCGCGATCAGGCAGAGATCAATGCAAGCCCTACACAAACTTTCGGCGTTGTAAAACCGGGAGATATAAAATATAAAGACCAGAATGGCGATAACCAGATAGATGCTTACGATGAAGTATACCTTGGCCAGGGCAATATGCCAGATCTCCAATATGGCGCAGGCCTGGGATTAAAATACAAGGGTTTTGACATGAATGTGCTGTTCACAGGGCAACAAGGCACACAGCAAAACATGACAGGGGAAGCCATCTGGGAATTCCATGATAATGGCACCGTACGGGAGCATCACCTGGGAAGATACAATCCCGGAGACGCTGCCAGCTGGGAAAATGCCACCTATCCACGTTTATCGCTTTCCAATAAAGCCAATAACCAGCGTACCTCCACTTACTGGTTAACCAATGGGGCAATGGTAAGGCTGAAATCTATGGAACTGGGTTATACCCTGCCAGCAGGCCTCACCTCCAGGATAAAGATCGAAAAGATCCGCTTCTATGTGAACGGTTATAACCTGCTCACCTGGCAATCTACTGATCTGATGGATACAGAAGCGCGTTCAAGCCATTATGTGGTGTACCCGATCCAGCGCATTATCAATGGCGGCTTAAACGTAACATTCTAAACTTATTATCATGAAGAAGTCTACTTTAATATTCACGATAGCTGCGATGTCAGCAGGGGCGATATTCAGTTGCAAACGCCCTTTGTATGTAGTGCCGGTGGAATTTAAATCGGCGGAAGATATCTTCTCCGATTCTGCACGCGCCGAGTACTTTATAAACAATGCCTATACAGATATGCCGGCAGAAGTATCCAACAGCTACAACTGGCTGGATGGTAACGCCATGCTGGCATCTGCTTCAGATGAAGCCATGCATATCTCTACCAATAAAACCACACCCTCTGCCGCACAACGCATGAGTGCCGGTAACTGGAACCCTTCCAATATGCGGTATTACCGTGCAAGTGATGGAGCCGGAGAAATAGGCTCCTGGCTGAAATGGGGTGGCTATCATGGCAACCGGAAAGCCAATACTGTTTTAAAGAATGTACACCTGCTTCCTACCACTACAAGTCAGCGGTTCAGGAACAGGATCAAAGGAGAAGCCCTTGTTATCCGGGCATTACATCATTGGTTCATGTTCCAGAAATGGGGTGGTATCCCAATTGTAGACAAATCCTTTGAAGCATCTGATGATGTGCTCGTACCAAGGAGTTCCGTAAAGTCTGTGATCGACTTCATCGTCAATTCCTGCGATGAAGCTATTGCCCTCCTTCCCAATGATCCATATACAGAACCCAGTGAAGTAGGCCGTATAGACCGCGGCACCTGTATGGCGCTGAAAGCAAAAGCATTACTGTATGCTGCCAGCCCATTGTATAACCGTGCGGGTAACGACAGCCTCACTTCTTATGGAAATGTAGATATCACCCGCTGGGAACTTGCCGCTAAAGCAGCACAGGATGCAGTTGACCTCAACTGGTACCAGCTGTACAAACCTACTGCCAATGGCCAGCAGAACTATGCAACATTATTCACTGCATGGGGAGCAGGTACCGGTAACAGGGAGCTTATCTTTGCCCGTTTAAGAACACCGAACAGGGATACAGAAAACGACAACTTCCCCGCCGGGTTCACCAATGCAAAAGGTGGCACCTGTCCATCGCAGGACCTGGTGGATGCCTATGAAATGGATAACGGCACCATTTTCAGCTGGGCCAATACCACACAGGCAAAAGACCCATACCTGAAAAGAGACCCGCGTTTCTATGCCAGCATTATCTACAACGGCGCCAAGTATGCCAAGTTTGCCAACA includes the following:
- a CDS encoding RagB/SusD family nutrient uptake outer membrane protein, with translation MKKSTLIFTIAAMSAGAIFSCKRPLYVVPVEFKSAEDIFSDSARAEYFINNAYTDMPAEVSNSYNWLDGNAMLASASDEAMHISTNKTTPSAAQRMSAGNWNPSNMRYYRASDGAGEIGSWLKWGGYHGNRKANTVLKNVHLLPTTTSQRFRNRIKGEALVIRALHHWFMFQKWGGIPIVDKSFEASDDVLVPRSSVKSVIDFIVNSCDEAIALLPNDPYTEPSEVGRIDRGTCMALKAKALLYAASPLYNRAGNDSLTSYGNVDITRWELAAKAAQDAVDLNWYQLYKPTANGQQNYATLFTAWGAGTGNRELIFARLRTPNRDTENDNFPAGFTNAKGGTCPSQDLVDAYEMDNGTIFSWANTTQAKDPYLKRDPRFYASIIYNGAKYAKFANKTNYTFSTYDGGENATGLAKSETSYYLNKFMDYANVNPAGATGSAYHNWMYFRYAEVLLNLAEAGNEAGGPGYSAPGATNPMTPVAALDLIRARAGMPTVQTSFANRGLPLNKENLREFIRNERRIELAFEDHRYYDVRRWMIIEQLPKFIKGCQIIRAANGTLTYKPDVVVENKVFETKHYFFPIPQTEVNRNPNMKQNPGW